The genomic DNA gggaacccttgtgcactattggtgggaatataaattggtgcagccactatggaaaacagtatggatgttccttgaaaagtgaaaattacaacctaccaaatggtccagcaattccacttctgggtatttatctgaaggaaacaaaaacactaactcagaaagatatatacacccccatgttcattgcagcattatttacagtagccaagacatgcggggcttccctggtggtgcagtgcttaagaatccactggccaatgcagggggcatggattcaagccctggtccaggaaggatcccacatgctacagagcaactaggccAATGTGCCACAAGTAccgagcctgtgctgtagagcccatgagccacaactactgagcacacatgccacaactgctgaagcctgcgcgcctagagcccgtgctctgcaacaagacaagccaccacaatgaggagcccgcacactgtgatgaagacccaatgcagccaaaaataaataaaataaattaattttttaagaaagacatgaaaacaacctaagtgtccatcaatggatgaatggaaaaagaaaatttggaatatatatatatatatatataaagttgaatattattcacccataaacaaggaaatcctgccatttgcaacaacatggatggaccttgagcatattatgctaagtgaaataagtcagagagagaaaggcagatgCCATGTGATCTAacttatgtggaatcttaaaaaaaaaaactcatggaTAAAGAgaatagatttgtggttgccagaggaaggaggtggggggtgggtgtgtgtgaaATGGGTGAAGATGGCTGAAAGGTACAAActatcagttataaaataagtcctgggaatataatgtacagcgtggtgactacagttaataatactttattatatatttgaaagttgctaagagatcttaaaagttctcatcacaagaaaaaaaattgtagctaTATGTAGTTATGGATGTTAACTAGGGAAAAAAACTTGGAAAGTGTTTGAGGTTGCATATACTAATGTATTTATCACATTGGTGTTTATATTATTGAAGAattggaaacaaactaaatacCCAGCAAACAGGGATCTTAACTGATCCATGTGCTCTAATTTCAGTCACTTATGTACCCTATCGATTTTGCTATACTGGGGTACCATCTGagctatttaacatttttctttaaattgacttTTAACTTCATACCTTGCCATAGCTATTACAGTATAGCAGAAAGCATGGATCTGTGCTAGTCATATCCATTTCagatatacatttaaataaatgcatgatTAAAATGAAGATACTTATGTCTGTGTaacatctaaaataattttatgtactATCAGTAGTGTTTTTACCACACACGAGGAAAGCCCTGATtaatggtacatccatacaacacagccttttttttttttaaacacagtctTTAGAGTGATGATgtagttatatatttattgacttaaaaaatttttaattaggtGAGAAAACAGTATGCTCTGATGTACAGTACTCTTGTAATTTATATtgtaatatttcaataaataggtTTATGTACTTGGAATACTTTATACTGAAATATTAATAGTGGTAATGGCTGAGTGATTAtgggaaaaaatttaaactttatattctaatttcttaaaatgttaatgaGTATATATCTTTTAgtcataaataaaaaattaaaggactataaattctccttttatttcctaaaaatacTAATTGTAAAAgctcttaaatattaaaaatatgttagttgggcattgttttcctctttctaaaaTATCTACTTTTGCtccctatatttatttttggtgtttgtcTTCACTGTTTACTTTTGCTGTGTTTAAAACAGGCCATTCAGAAAGGCAATACAGAAGTTGCAAGACATGCTGAAAATGCAATCCGCCAGAAGAACCAAACAATTAATTTCTTGAGAATGAGTGCTAGGGTTGATGCTGTGGCAGCCAGAGTTCAAACTGCAGTTACAATGGGCAAGGTAAGCCTTAATATCTGTAAATAATAGGAACTCTTGATTTAAGTTATTGGAGGTATTAAGAATTGTCAGAAATCTAAATCTACTGCAAAGTGTTACAAAGGTACTCGCCTTCCTGGGCAGGAGAAAGATAGTCAAAATGCTTACTGAGGAAACCGATTTTGGCAGTGGCTTTTCAGCTAAGGTCTAATTAGTTGTCTTCCAATGAATAGTCAAAGATAAAAGATAGTCGATGCCTAAACCAGAAATACATAGTGTACTTTTACTGTTAAGGAAACGGTAGATAAATTTTATAAGATGATCTACAAGTAATATAAGAAACTACATAAATTTTGAGGTTGTTTATATTATAGGattctcagtcttttctttttttatactccCAATAGGTAACCAAGTCCATGGCAAATGTAGTTAAGTCTATGGATGCTACATTGAGGAGTATGAACCTTGAAAaggtaaaaaagataaataaatatattgatgtTCAGATAATATCTTTTCAGAGTAAGTTTTTTTCTTATGACCATATTTCTTTTTGCAGATTTCTGCCCTGATGGACAAATTTGAACAGCAGTTTGAAACACTGGATGTTCAAACGCAACAAATGGAAGACACAATGAGTAGTACTACAACCCTAACAACACCACAAGTAAGAATAGTTTCTCTACTTacactaacttttaaaaattacccaaCTTCAAAATATAATGGCTTTGTGAACCTAAATCATCTCTAGAATGTGAAGTAAACATGGTGTATCCCCAAAATGCAAGTAGGAAGTTATGCTCTGACCCTGGATTCCTAAGGACATGTTAGAAGATGACATTTCCTATCTTGTTTTGAAGTTCTAAGAATTATTATAGGTCACATGTCTAGAGAGTATGGAACTTGGTTCTGCCCTGCTGCCAGTGGTCCTTATTGATAAAAGCATTGAACTAGGGACTCACTGAGGCCAGTGGGTATTAGGTAATATCCTAACCCCAGTTAAGTCATCTCATTGCAGATAGTCTGCTTCCTGCCTACTCTTTAGGTATGTTATTAGGCACAGATCACAGATGAACAAATAGTAAATTACAAGatcaattatttttcagaaaactaGGATGTTTTCTAGGATGTTGTTGCATCTGCAACTTAGAGATGTGctacagagaaaattaaatttgaaactaGTTTGGATGTCATGTGAGCCAGAAATAAAGATTTTGTGAAACTTGAATATTAAAATAGAAGATTTATATCATTACCAATCTTCTTTTTGATCCCAGCACCTATCACATAGTtcatcaaataaacaaaaaacttgtTATCACTACATAAGATGATAATATGGATAATTTACAAAACAGGTTAGGAGAAAAATCAATAGCCATCCATCAGAATTTTACTGAAGGTGATGCCTTTCACTAAGAGGTAAATAATAAGAGAACAAGCTTATATTCATGTTTTAGAGTTAAGAAGAAAGTATTCATGTATATGTCTTATAGAGAGCATATATTTAGTCATTACTTTTATACCTCCTCCAGAGCCTTGCTTCCCCAAAGTGTGGTGCAAAAATCAGGAACATCTGTATCATCAGGGAGCTTATTAGGAATGCAGAAATTCAGACCCTATCCACAGATATATTGAATTGGAATCATTTTAATAAGATTTACAGGTGATATTTATGCCCTgattttgagaagcactgtcctagagtttctgattcttaTTCAGGCACCTTAGGTGGTTTCCAGGTGATTTTATGGTCAAGATTAGGAAAACACAAGGGGACTGGAAAAATGACTTGAAGTCAGGACACTTGGATTTCTAATCCCTACTCTGCCACTAATTAAGTTTGGGACCTTAAGATACTCACTACCTTGGGCCTCAGTATTCATAGCTGTAAAATGTAGGGTTGGATTTGATGATATCTAAATGCCTTTTAGCTCTGAAAAATCTTGAGATTCATTCACCTAACATTTGCTAAGCACCTTCTCCTGTTTCAGgtattgtgctaggtgctggggatattcAAGTATATACAAAACATTTTTCATAAAGAGTCAACCAAAATTTACAACAGAAATGGGCATGCTTAGATGCCCAAATTCTCATACCTTGCTAATGAGTAATTAGAATTTAAATTAGCATATTCACTTTGGAAAAGCAATGCGGTAATATCTACAGTCCATTCTTAACATAGCAGCCAGAGCAATCCTGATAAAacaagtcagatcatgtcattctTCTGCTCAGAACCCTTCAGTGGCTCTGCATGTCTCTCAAAATAAAAGCCTAATTCTTTATGGTGGTCTATAGTGCCCTCTAGGATCTACCTCATCCTGCTTCTCTGACCTTATCTCCTATTATTGCTCATCACTGTACTAAGATATTGGCTTCCTTGTTATTTCTCAAACACACCATGTACATTTCTTCCTCAAAGCCATTCACTTGCAGGTTCCTCTGCCTGAATCTTCTTCATCTGTCTTGCACTCATCCTCCTTGcccactcccccacctccttcagttctttgttcaaatgtcattttctcaGTGAGGTCTTTTAAGATCATCCTACTTAGAAGTACACCAGTGGCACATCCACCGAGCGCTGTACTCCCTATCTACcatccctgctttatttttcttcattgtacaTATCACCTTCTAATAAaccacataatttaaaaagtttttatttgccCCTCCCTTTCATGTGCacacactagaatgtaagcttaaTGAAGGCAgggatatttttaattatttttgtttactgaTGTATCCCTAACGCTTAAAATGATATCTGGCAtaaagtaggtgctcagttaatatttgttgaataaatcagAGTATATGAAAATGCATGTGACCTATAACctagtacttctatttttaaatttatacacaAAAGACCTACATGTGTATAAACATACTTCTACATAAGAATGTTCATTGCACTATTGTCTATAATCAGGAGAAATTAGGGGAAAATGTCTAAATGTccagaaataaaatggataaatacagTTGAGAGTATTTTATATTACAGTACTATACAGGAGTGAAAGTTAATGAACTAGAGCTCTAGATCTCAATATAATTAGATCTTATAaggttgaattaaaaaaacaagttgcGGAATAGTATACTTAGTATAATGCcatttaagtaaattttaaaaacacaaataatggTATTTTAGATATGAAGTAAAAACAACACAATCTAAATGCACAGAAGTATTTGATCTATTATTTTCTgaacttttttatattttgaaggtgAATGAAAGACAAGAGAGACTAAGGCCCAACAACATTATTAGAGGTTTGCTTAAAATTTGGCACCTTGTGGTAGAGCTGTAACTATGTCTTAGAGCTCCTACCtgtatgttcaaaatattttaaataagttaaaaacaagttttttttaattaattggacTCTATTCCCTGAGAACTCCTGTACTGTTGTAAATATCTCAatacttatattttattcatctctagatactttaaaaagtaatcctTAATATCAAATTTGCATCAACTAGCAGAAAGGACAGTTATGATTAATCTAAAATTTAAGTCTGTTACATTTTAAATACCAGCAAAGTTGGTTCGCTCCATTAGAGAGCTACATTACTCAGATTCAAATTATATGTGAATATCACTGTGAATATTTTTCACATAACCTCATAGTTTAAGGCTTTATAATTTAACATTAttcataaataaatcattttatgagATAATTCAGCTCCCTCTGgtggtaaaaattttttttaaaactttcttttaaaaactgtagaTCAGTTCCCCCTTTTTAAAGCTAGGTCAGAAACAAAAACTACCCAAAAAGCAAATACCATTCAAAtacaaattctcatttttttattctagaaCCAGGTGGATATGCTGCTTCAAGAAATGGCAGATGAAGCTGGGTAAGAAATTATTGAGATGCTTTTGAAATAATCTTGATGTAATATCTACAAGTCCTACAATTATGTAATGTGGATAAAAATATCACCAATGGTCAGAGTTAGGTTTTTGACCCTAGAATTTAGTGCTTCAAGGACCTTTAGAACATCCAGCTCTTTGTCATGCTCATAAAAATATGACTTTGTTCCAATCATCttagtattttcttaaaaatctctGGAGATAGATTTGGTTAGTGTGtgataagaaatgaaggaaggagacTGAGGGAGGCAGGAGTGTTTAAAAAGTTTCCTCTGTACCGTCTGTGTTCAGCATATATCAAatgtttaattgtttttaataggATCTTCCAAAAGAATTCTACTATGATCAGGCCattaagtctttattttttttaattttttttaacatctttattggggtataattgctttacaatggtgtgttagtttctgctttataacaaagcgaatcagtcatacataaacatatgttcccatatgtcttccctcttgcgtctccctccctcccaccctccctatcccacccctccagtctGTCACAACGCACCGAGCCAATATcactgtgccatgcagctgcttcccactagctatctaccttactacgtttgttagtgtgtatatgcccatgactctctctcgccctgtcacagctcacccttccccctccccataacctcaagtccgttctctaggaggtctgcatctttattccagctttacccctaggttcttcatgacatcttttttcttaaattccatatatatgtgttagcatacggtatttgtctttttctttctgacttacttcactctgtatgacagactctaggtctatccacctcattacaaatagctcaatttcgtttctttttatggctgagtaatattccattgtatatatgtgccacatcttctttatccattcatctgatgatgggcatttaggttgtttccatctccgggctattgtaaatagagctgcaatgaacattttggtacatgactctttttgaattttggttttctcagggtatatgcccagtagtggaattgctgggtga from Lagenorhynchus albirostris chromosome X, mLagAlb1.1, whole genome shotgun sequence includes the following:
- the LOC132513758 gene encoding charged multivesicular body protein 1B2-like isoform X5 — encoded protein: MSNMEKHLFNLKFAAKELNRNAKKCDKEEKAEKAKIKKVSNFFVCVWYADFSLLWPLPLQSTGSRHAGSVAMAPGPSCSTVCGIFPDRGTNPCPLHQQADSQPLRHQGSPKAIQKGNTEVARHAENAIRQKNQTINFLRMSARVDAVAARVQTAVTMGKVTKSMANVVKSMDATLRSMNLEKISALMDKFEQQFETLDVQTQQMEDTMSSTTTLTTPQVNERQERLRPNNIIREPGGYAASRNGR
- the LOC132513758 gene encoding charged multivesicular body protein 1B2-like isoform X6, with product MLNVVYQAIQKGNTEVARHAENAIRQKNQTINFLRMSARVDAVAARVQTAVTMGKVTKSMANVVKSMDATLRSMNLEKISALMDKFEQQFETLDVQTQQMEDTMSSTTTLTTPQNQVDMLLQEMADEAGLDLSMELPQGQTGCFGTGVTSMEQDELSQRLARLRDQV